One Endozoicomonas gorgoniicola DNA window includes the following coding sequences:
- a CDS encoding DUF2288 domain-containing protein, which translates to MEVKEKLNLETARIPWKELERFFAQGIVLNVTGSLDLLDAGCAFASDDTQQVQGWLEDGQLEKVTDQQALEWHKLNPELWSVVVRPWILVQDRP; encoded by the coding sequence ATGGAAGTAAAAGAAAAACTCAATCTTGAAACCGCCCGTATCCCCTGGAAAGAGCTGGAACGTTTTTTCGCACAGGGTATTGTGTTGAACGTCACCGGTTCGCTGGATTTGCTTGACGCCGGTTGTGCTTTTGCAAGCGATGATACGCAGCAGGTGCAGGGGTGGCTTGAAGATGGGCAGTTAGAAAAGGTGACTGACCAGCAGGCACTTGAATGGCATAAGTTGAACCCGGAGCTATGGAGTGTCGTCGTGCGCCCCTGGATACTGGTTCAGGATCGCCCCTGA
- the pstB gene encoding phosphate ABC transporter ATP-binding protein PstB, giving the protein MSTPELHQSKFKIENLNLHYGEKQALFDISMNIPEKEVTALIGPSGCGKSTLLRTLNRMNDLIPDARINGSVQLDKLDIYGQIDVQRLRMKVGMVFQKANPFPMSIYDNITYGLRAQGISNRRTLDEVVEESLRGAALWDEVKDRLKDSALGLSGGQQQRLCIARTIAMKPDVILMDEPTSALDPIATARVEDLMDKLSKNFTIIIVTHSMNQARRISNKTGFFLMGELIEFDDTDKLFMTPSDERTHDYITGRFG; this is encoded by the coding sequence ATGAGCACTCCTGAGCTGCACCAGAGCAAATTCAAGATTGAAAACCTGAACCTGCACTACGGTGAAAAGCAGGCTCTGTTCGATATCTCCATGAACATTCCTGAAAAGGAAGTCACTGCACTTATCGGTCCTTCGGGCTGCGGTAAGTCTACCCTGCTGCGTACCCTGAACCGCATGAATGACCTGATTCCGGATGCCCGTATTAATGGTTCGGTACAACTGGATAAACTGGATATCTACGGTCAGATTGATGTGCAGCGTCTGCGCATGAAAGTCGGCATGGTGTTCCAGAAAGCCAACCCGTTCCCAATGAGCATCTACGACAACATCACCTACGGACTCCGTGCCCAGGGCATTAGCAACCGCCGCACACTGGATGAAGTGGTGGAAGAATCACTGCGGGGGGCTGCCCTGTGGGATGAAGTGAAGGATCGCCTGAAAGATTCTGCCCTGGGTCTGTCCGGTGGTCAGCAGCAGCGTCTGTGTATTGCCCGCACCATTGCCATGAAGCCAGACGTGATCCTGATGGATGAACCCACCAGCGCCCTTGACCCCATCGCCACCGCCCGTGTCGAAGACCTGATGGATAAGCTGAGCAAGAATTTCACCATTATTATTGTGACGCACTCCATGAACCAGGCGCGTCGTATTTCCAACAAAACCGGTTTCTTCCTGATGGGTGAACTGATCGAATTTGACGACACTGACAAACTGTTTATGACACCCTCGGATGAGCGTACCCACGACTATATCACCGGACGTTTTGGTTAA
- the pstA gene encoding phosphate ABC transporter permease PstA, with protein sequence MTTLVSEQSIPAVTEESVDLSAGQNKRRIQDNIVFALIVLSTVGTTGILAWILWHIVSNGIAHVDWTFLTSHYSRTGSTSGIWPMIVSTLYMVGLSLAIAAPIGIMAAVYLTEYSKPGSRVVKMIRFATESLAGIPSIIYGLFGLTLFVSTLGMGFSILAGAMTLSILILPVIIRTTEESLMSVPHTYREGSYALGASRIYTIWRLILPNALPGIITSIILCIGRIIGESAPVFMTAGMVARIPHSVFDSGRTLTVHLYKLTTELFSISEWNQAYATATTLVLIVLGLNILTRVISKYFKAK encoded by the coding sequence GTTACAGAAGAATCTGTTGACCTGAGTGCAGGACAGAACAAACGACGCATTCAGGACAATATAGTGTTTGCCCTGATCGTACTCTCTACCGTCGGGACCACGGGCATTCTGGCCTGGATTCTCTGGCATATTGTCAGTAACGGTATTGCCCATGTTGACTGGACATTCCTGACCAGCCACTACTCCCGGACCGGCAGCACATCCGGTATCTGGCCAATGATTGTCAGCACCCTTTATATGGTGGGACTGTCCCTCGCCATTGCTGCACCCATAGGCATTATGGCGGCGGTGTACCTGACCGAATACTCAAAGCCCGGCAGCAGAGTCGTTAAGATGATTCGCTTTGCCACTGAAAGCCTGGCCGGCATTCCTTCAATCATTTATGGCCTGTTTGGTCTGACCCTGTTTGTTTCGACCCTGGGCATGGGCTTTTCCATTCTCGCCGGAGCCATGACCCTGAGTATCCTGATTCTGCCCGTGATCATTCGCACCACGGAAGAGTCTTTGATGTCAGTGCCTCACACTTATCGTGAAGGTTCCTACGCTCTGGGTGCTTCCCGCATTTACACCATCTGGCGTCTGATTCTGCCCAATGCCCTGCCCGGCATTATCACCTCAATCATCCTGTGTATTGGCCGGATCATCGGTGAGTCAGCTCCGGTCTTCATGACGGCTGGTATGGTGGCACGCATTCCTCACTCTGTATTCGACTCTGGTCGTACACTGACCGTACACCTTTATAAACTGACCACTGAACTGTTTTCCATCAGTGAATGGAATCAGGCGTATGCCACGGCTACCACTCTGGTGCTGATTGTGCTGGGACTGAACATCCTGACCCGTGTGATTTCCAAATATTTCAAGGCTAAATGA